A part of Tardiphaga sp. vice304 genomic DNA contains:
- a CDS encoding aspartate/glutamate racemase family protein — translation MSRRKKILVINPNSNPQVTLNLAEALRPIGFDDGPEIECVTMAEGPFGVETQADLESAVMPLRRLVAADNSADAFVIACYSDPGLQVCREATSRPVFGIAESGVLTALSRGDRFGVIAVAQRSIGRHMRYLRQMGLMDRLAGERPLDMTVAETAAGEGTLARMVSVGRELIDRDGANAVVMGCAGMARHRKALEQELGVPVIDPTQAAVAMALGVVMFQ, via the coding sequence ATGAGCAGGCGCAAGAAGATTCTCGTAATCAACCCGAATTCAAATCCGCAGGTGACACTCAATCTGGCCGAGGCGCTGCGGCCGATCGGCTTCGACGACGGCCCGGAGATCGAATGCGTCACGATGGCGGAAGGTCCGTTCGGCGTCGAGACGCAGGCGGACCTCGAAAGCGCGGTGATGCCGCTGCGCCGGCTGGTGGCGGCGGACAATTCGGCCGATGCCTTCGTGATCGCCTGCTATTCCGACCCCGGCCTGCAGGTCTGCCGCGAGGCGACGTCGCGGCCGGTGTTCGGCATCGCCGAGTCCGGCGTGCTGACGGCGCTGTCGCGCGGCGACCGCTTCGGCGTGATCGCAGTGGCGCAGCGTTCGATCGGCCGCCACATGCGGTATCTGCGGCAGATGGGCCTGATGGACCGCCTCGCCGGCGAACGCCCGCTCGACATGACCGTCGCCGAAACCGCCGCCGGCGAGGGCACGCTGGCGCGCATGGTCAGCGTCGGCCGCGAACTGATCGACCGCGACGGCGCCAATGCGGTGGTGATGGGCTGCGCGGGGATGGCCCGGCATCGCAAGGCGCTGGAGCAAGAACTCGGCGTGCCGGTGATCGATCCGACGCAGGCCGCGGTGGCGATGGCGCTGGGTGTGGTGATGTTTCAGTAG
- a CDS encoding CBS domain-containing protein, with product MRAEQIMTRHVIAVSPETSILDAADIMLKHRVSGLPVTGGAGELLGIVSESDFLRRSEIGTQRKRPRWLQFLASPGRLANEYVAESGRRVEDVMTRPAISVDEQTEMDELVSLMERHRIKRLPVMQQGRLVGIVTRSNLLQAFASMAKEIPQPTADDDDIRARLLRTYDAAEWRPIGVQVTVRNGVVHLHGRISDDRARRAAVVAAEIIDGVREVHDHICLVDNWSGHYMDSPEDSKASG from the coding sequence ATGCGCGCTGAACAGATCATGACCCGTCACGTCATCGCGGTGTCTCCCGAGACCTCGATACTCGACGCCGCCGATATAATGCTGAAACATCGCGTCAGCGGATTGCCCGTCACAGGCGGTGCCGGTGAATTGCTCGGGATCGTTTCGGAAAGCGATTTTCTGCGGCGCTCCGAGATCGGGACGCAGCGCAAGCGACCGCGCTGGCTGCAATTCCTCGCAAGCCCGGGACGGCTGGCGAATGAATATGTGGCCGAGAGCGGTCGCAGGGTCGAGGACGTCATGACCCGCCCCGCGATCTCCGTCGATGAGCAAACCGAGATGGACGAGCTGGTCTCGCTGATGGAGCGGCATCGTATCAAGCGCCTGCCGGTGATGCAGCAAGGCCGGCTGGTGGGCATCGTGACGAGGTCCAATTTGCTGCAGGCCTTTGCGAGCATGGCCAAGGAAATCCCCCAACCGACCGCGGATGATGATGATATCCGTGCGCGCCTGTTGCGCACCTATGATGCGGCCGAGTGGCGCCCGATCGGCGTGCAGGTGACCGTCCGCAACGGCGTCGTGCACTTGCATGGCCGCATCAGTGACGACCGCGCCCGCCGCGCCGCGGTGGTCGCGGCCGAAATCATCGACGGCGTCAGAGAGGTGCACGACCATATCTGCCTCGTCGATAACTGGTCGGGCCACTACATGGATTCGCCGGAAGACAGCAAAGCAAGCGGCTGA
- a CDS encoding UbiX family flavin prenyltransferase produces MQTPVPDRAPTPRRLIVGITGASGAIYGVRLLRLLQPLMIETRLVVSPSAKITLAEEMDLLVSDLGDLAYVVHQADNIGAAISSGSFKTLGMVIAPCSMRSLAEIATGVTSSLVTRAADVVLKERRRLVLMVREAPLHLGHLRSMIAVAEIGAIIYPPVPTFYARLESLEQVVDHTLGRVLDLFDITTDVVSRWLGLAPDEVGGLP; encoded by the coding sequence ATGCAAACTCCCGTTCCCGACCGGGCGCCCACACCGAGGCGCCTGATCGTCGGCATCACCGGCGCATCAGGGGCGATCTACGGCGTCCGGTTGCTGAGACTGCTGCAGCCCTTGATGATCGAGACGCGTCTCGTGGTCAGCCCGTCGGCGAAAATCACGCTGGCGGAGGAAATGGACTTGCTTGTGTCCGACCTCGGCGATCTCGCCTACGTCGTGCATCAGGCCGACAATATCGGCGCCGCGATTTCCAGCGGTTCGTTCAAAACCCTCGGCATGGTGATCGCGCCGTGTTCGATGCGATCGCTGGCGGAGATCGCCACCGGCGTGACGTCGTCGCTGGTGACGCGCGCGGCCGATGTCGTGCTGAAGGAACGCCGCCGGCTGGTGCTGATGGTGCGCGAGGCGCCGCTGCACCTCGGCCATCTGCGCTCGATGATCGCCGTCGCCGAGATCGGCGCCATCATCTATCCGCCGGTGCCGACGTTTTATGCCCGGCTGGAGAGCCTGGAGCAGGTGGTCGATCACACGCTCGGCCGCGTCCTCGACCTGTTCGACATCACGACCGATGTAGTCAGCCGTTGGCTCGGACTGGCGCCGGACGAGGTTGGCGGGCTGCCGTGA
- the hutU gene encoding urocanate hydratase has product MTRTDNERVVRAAHGSELSAKSWLTEAPLRMLMNNLDPDVAEKPGELVVYGGIGRAARDWESFDRIVATLKRLEGDETLLIQSGKPVGVFKTHADAPRVLIANSNLVPHWATWEHFNELDRKGLMMYGQMTAGSWIYIGSQGIVQGTYETFVEMGRQHFGGSLKGKWILTAGLGGMGGAQPLAAVMAGASMLAVECQPSRIEMRLRTRYLDKQAANLDEALEMMAQAARDGKPVSVGLLGNAADIFPELVRRGVRPDAVTDQTSAHDPVNGYLPKGWTTDEWERRRATDGASVAKAARASMAEHVRAMLDFHRMGIPVVDYGNNIRQMALEEGVSDAFDFPGFVPAYIRPLFCRGIGPFRWAALSGDPEDIYKTDAKVKELLPDNKALHHWLDMARERISFQGLPARICWVGLGDRHRLGLAFNEMVASGELKAPVVIGRDHLDSGSVASPNRETEAMQDGSDAVSDWPLLNALLNCASGATWVSLHHGGGVGMGFSQHAGMVIVADGTPEAAARIGRVLWNDPATGVMRHADAGYDLAIESARENSLDLPSLT; this is encoded by the coding sequence ATGACCCGCACCGATAATGAACGCGTCGTCCGCGCCGCGCATGGCAGCGAGCTTTCCGCCAAATCCTGGCTGACCGAAGCGCCGCTGCGGATGCTGATGAACAACCTCGATCCGGATGTCGCCGAGAAGCCCGGCGAACTCGTCGTCTATGGCGGCATCGGCCGCGCCGCGCGCGACTGGGAGAGTTTCGATCGCATCGTCGCCACGCTCAAGCGGCTCGAAGGCGACGAGACGCTGCTGATCCAGTCCGGCAAGCCGGTCGGCGTGTTCAAGACCCATGCCGACGCGCCGCGCGTGCTGATCGCCAACTCGAACCTGGTGCCGCACTGGGCGACCTGGGAGCATTTCAACGAGCTCGATCGCAAGGGCCTGATGATGTACGGCCAGATGACGGCCGGCTCGTGGATCTATATCGGCTCGCAGGGAATCGTGCAGGGCACCTACGAAACCTTCGTCGAGATGGGCCGCCAGCACTTTGGCGGCTCGCTCAAGGGCAAGTGGATCTTGACCGCCGGGCTCGGCGGGATGGGCGGCGCGCAGCCGCTGGCGGCGGTGATGGCCGGCGCTTCGATGCTCGCCGTGGAATGCCAGCCGTCGCGGATTGAGATGCGGCTGCGCACCCGCTATCTCGACAAGCAGGCTGCCAATCTCGACGAGGCGCTGGAGATGATGGCGCAGGCCGCGCGCGACGGAAAGCCGGTCTCGGTCGGCCTGCTCGGCAATGCCGCCGACATATTCCCCGAACTGGTCCGCCGCGGCGTCCGCCCCGATGCCGTCACCGACCAGACCTCGGCGCACGATCCCGTCAACGGCTATCTGCCGAAGGGCTGGACCACCGACGAGTGGGAACGCCGCCGCGCGACCGATGGCGCAAGCGTCGCCAAAGCCGCACGCGCGTCGATGGCCGAACATGTCCGCGCCATGCTGGACTTCCACCGCATGGGCATTCCGGTCGTCGACTACGGCAATAACATCCGCCAGATGGCGCTGGAAGAAGGCGTCTCCGACGCGTTCGATTTCCCCGGGTTCGTGCCGGCCTATATCCGCCCGCTGTTCTGCCGCGGCATCGGCCCGTTCCGCTGGGCCGCGCTCTCCGGCGATCCGGAGGACATCTACAAGACCGACGCCAAGGTGAAGGAGCTGCTGCCCGACAACAAGGCGCTGCATCACTGGCTCGACATGGCGCGCGAGCGCATCTCGTTTCAGGGCCTGCCGGCGCGGATCTGCTGGGTCGGCCTCGGCGACCGCCATCGGCTAGGGCTTGCCTTCAACGAGATGGTGGCGAGTGGCGAGCTGAAGGCGCCGGTGGTGATCGGCCGCGATCATCTCGATTCCGGCTCGGTCGCCTCGCCGAACCGCGAAACCGAAGCGATGCAGGACGGCTCCGACGCGGTATCCGACTGGCCGCTGCTCAACGCGCTCCTGAATTGCGCGTCGGGTGCGACCTGGGTGTCGCTGCACCATGGCGGCGGCGTCGGCATGGGCTTTTCGCAGCATGCCGGCATGGTGATCGTCGCCGACGGCACGCCGGAAGCCGCCGCGCGGATCGGCCGCGTGCTGTGGAATGATCCGGCGACCGGCGTGATGCGCCATGCGGACGCTGGCTACGATCTCGCGATCGAGAGCGCGCGCGAGAATAGTCTCGACCTGCCGAGCCTGACGTAG
- a CDS encoding N-carbamoyl-D-amino-acid hydrolase, with translation MRILTVAAAQLGPIQKAESRESVVQRMLALLEQAKAKGADLVVYPELALTTFFPRYYMTDQKEVDTWFESEMPNAVVQPLFDAAAAANIALSIGYAELTPDGHHFNTQILTDRTGKIVGKYRKIHLPGHVEFDTERAFQHLEKRYFEPGDLGFPVFRALDGIFGMMVCNDRRWPESYRVMGLQGVEMIVLGYNTPSVNSQKPQEGPEQRLFHNRLSVQAGAYQNSTFVVAVAKAGDEDGFPLIGGSLIVDPDGVIVAEAETEGDELLVHACDLDDTKFGKKTIFDFERHRRPEHYGRITSQVGVILPSE, from the coding sequence ATGCGTATTCTCACCGTCGCCGCCGCCCAGCTGGGCCCGATCCAGAAGGCCGAGAGCCGCGAATCCGTTGTGCAGCGGATGCTGGCGCTGCTCGAACAGGCCAAGGCGAAAGGCGCCGATCTGGTGGTCTATCCGGAATTGGCCCTGACGACGTTCTTCCCGCGCTATTACATGACCGACCAGAAAGAGGTCGATACCTGGTTCGAGTCGGAAATGCCGAACGCCGTGGTACAGCCGTTGTTCGATGCGGCCGCTGCGGCCAATATTGCGCTGTCGATCGGCTATGCCGAACTGACGCCGGACGGGCATCATTTCAACACCCAGATCCTGACCGACCGCACCGGCAAGATCGTCGGCAAGTATCGCAAGATCCATCTGCCGGGCCATGTCGAGTTCGACACCGAGCGCGCCTTCCAGCATCTGGAGAAGCGCTATTTCGAGCCGGGCGATCTCGGCTTCCCGGTGTTCCGCGCGCTCGACGGCATTTTCGGCATGATGGTGTGCAACGATCGGCGCTGGCCGGAATCCTACCGCGTGATGGGCCTGCAGGGCGTCGAGATGATCGTGCTGGGCTACAACACGCCGTCGGTGAATTCGCAGAAGCCGCAGGAAGGCCCGGAGCAGCGGCTGTTTCATAACCGTCTGTCGGTGCAGGCGGGCGCCTACCAGAATTCGACCTTCGTGGTCGCGGTCGCCAAGGCCGGCGACGAGGACGGCTTCCCGCTGATCGGCGGCAGCCTGATCGTCGATCCCGACGGCGTCATCGTGGCCGAAGCCGAGACCGAGGGCGACGAGCTGCTGGTCCATGCCTGCGACCTCGACGATACGAAGTTCGGCAAGAAGACCATCTTCGACTTCGAGCGCCACCGCCGCCCCGAGCACTATGGCCGCATCACCTCGCAGGTCGGCGTGATCCTGCCGTCGGAGTAG
- the hutI gene encoding imidazolonepropionase: MTDVDHLWHHCRIATLAPSREGLGLIEDGVIAARDGRIVYAGPASDAPVFNATDRTDCDGRWITPGLIDCHTHLVYGGNRAHEFERRLAGASYEEIARAGGGIVSTVKATREASTEQLVAAALPRLDALIAEGVTTIEIKSGYGLELATERRQLQAARQLGELRPVSVRTTFLGAHTIPPEMKGNSAGYIDALCATMLPAIAGEGLADAVDAFCEGIAFSVEETAQVFARARELGLPVRLHADQLSNLHGAALAVKFGALSADHLEFCDDDGVAAMAKAGTVAVVLPGAYYFIRETQLPPIAAMRRHGVNIALATDSNPGTSPMTSLLLAMNMGATLFRLTIDECIAGATREAARALGVFDDTGSIEAGKFCDLAIWDIERPAELVYRMGFNPLHARVWHGQTTTR, translated from the coding sequence ATGACAGACGTCGACCACCTCTGGCATCATTGCCGCATCGCCACGCTGGCGCCATCGCGCGAGGGCCTCGGCCTAATCGAAGACGGCGTAATTGCCGCCCGCGACGGCCGCATCGTCTATGCCGGTCCGGCCAGCGACGCGCCGGTGTTTAACGCAACGGATCGCACCGATTGCGATGGCCGCTGGATCACGCCCGGCCTGATCGACTGCCACACCCATCTCGTTTACGGCGGCAACCGCGCCCATGAATTCGAACGCCGCCTGGCCGGCGCCTCTTACGAAGAAATCGCGCGCGCGGGCGGCGGCATCGTATCGACCGTCAAGGCGACGCGCGAGGCCAGCACTGAACAACTGGTTGCCGCCGCACTTCCGCGGCTCGATGCGCTGATCGCCGAAGGTGTCACGACGATCGAGATCAAATCCGGCTACGGCCTCGAACTCGCCACCGAGCGCCGCCAATTGCAGGCGGCGCGACAGCTCGGCGAACTGCGGCCGGTCTCGGTGCGCACGACGTTTCTCGGCGCCCACACGATTCCGCCGGAGATGAAGGGCAACAGCGCCGGCTATATCGACGCGCTGTGCGCCACGATGCTGCCGGCCATCGCCGGCGAAGGCCTGGCCGATGCGGTGGATGCGTTCTGCGAGGGCATCGCATTTTCGGTCGAGGAGACCGCGCAGGTGTTTGCCAGGGCCCGCGAGCTCGGGCTCCCGGTCAGGCTGCATGCCGACCAGCTCTCCAACCTGCATGGCGCTGCTCTCGCCGTAAAGTTTGGCGCGCTGTCTGCCGACCATCTCGAATTCTGCGATGACGACGGCGTCGCCGCGATGGCGAAAGCCGGCACGGTGGCCGTGGTGCTGCCCGGCGCCTATTACTTCATTCGCGAAACGCAATTGCCACCGATCGCGGCGATGCGCCGCCACGGCGTCAACATTGCGCTCGCCACCGATTCGAATCCCGGCACCTCGCCGATGACCTCGCTGCTGCTGGCGATGAACATGGGCGCGACGCTGTTTCGCCTCACCATCGATGAATGCATCGCCGGCGCCACGCGGGAGGCCGCGCGTGCGCTCGGCGTATTCGATGACACCGGCAGCATCGAAGCCGGCAAGTTCTGCGACCTCGCGATCTGGGACATCGAGCGCCCGGCCGAGCTGGTCTACCGCATGGGCTTTAATCCGCTGCACGCCCGGGTCTGGCACGGCCAGACTACAACCCGCTGA
- a CDS encoding formimidoylglutamate deiminase produces the protein MAALFFDQALLPDGWARDVRLTIAAGRLQAVETQTTPRPGDERHATGLPGMPNLHSHAFQRGMAGLAEIRGATADSFWTWREVMYRFVGRMTPDDIEAVAAQAFVEMLEAGFSRVGEFHYIHHDISGAPYGNIAELAERIAAAATVTGIGLTLLPVFYAHAGFGGQAPNEGQRRFINDLDGFAKLLEASRGAVAGVPGAVLGVAPHSLRAVTPEQLAAVASLGDGPIHIHIAEQTREVEDCLAWSGQRPIDWLMEHAAVDRRWCLIHATHATPDEIRRMAQSGAVAGLCPVTEANLGDGTFEAPDFLGQGGAFGIGTDSNVLIGVSDELRQLEYSQRLAWRIRNAVTGALPSTGRTLFDGALNGGSQALGVGAAGLLEGASADIVALDGDNAALVARDGDAILDSFVFAARRSPVDAVWVRGQLLVSDGRHHAAEPIARRFRATLERLLRA, from the coding sequence GTGGCCGCCCTCTTTTTCGATCAGGCGCTGCTGCCGGACGGCTGGGCGCGCGACGTGCGGCTAACGATCGCGGCGGGACGGCTGCAGGCCGTCGAGACGCAAACGACACCGCGGCCCGGCGACGAGCGCCACGCGACCGGCCTTCCCGGCATGCCCAATCTGCACAGCCACGCCTTCCAGCGCGGCATGGCGGGCCTCGCCGAAATCCGCGGCGCCACGGCCGACAGTTTCTGGACCTGGCGCGAGGTGATGTATCGCTTCGTCGGCCGCATGACGCCGGACGATATCGAGGCGGTGGCGGCGCAGGCCTTCGTCGAGATGCTGGAAGCCGGTTTTTCGCGCGTCGGCGAATTCCATTACATCCATCACGACATTTCCGGCGCGCCCTATGGCAACATCGCCGAACTGGCGGAACGGATCGCCGCCGCCGCCACCGTGACGGGCATCGGCCTGACGCTGCTGCCGGTGTTCTATGCCCATGCTGGCTTCGGCGGGCAGGCGCCGAACGAAGGGCAGCGGCGATTCATCAACGATCTCGATGGCTTTGCGAAACTGCTGGAGGCCAGCCGCGGCGCCGTGGCGGGCGTGCCCGGTGCCGTGCTCGGCGTCGCACCGCATTCGCTGCGGGCGGTGACGCCGGAACAGCTCGCCGCGGTGGCAAGTCTGGGCGATGGCCCGATCCACATCCACATCGCCGAGCAGACCCGCGAGGTCGAGGATTGCCTCGCCTGGAGCGGACAGCGTCCGATCGACTGGCTGATGGAGCACGCCGCGGTGGATCGCCGCTGGTGCCTGATCCACGCCACGCATGCCACGCCAGATGAAATTCGCCGGATGGCGCAGAGCGGCGCGGTGGCCGGCCTGTGCCCGGTCACCGAGGCCAATCTCGGCGACGGCACCTTTGAAGCGCCGGACTTCCTGGGGCAGGGCGGCGCGTTCGGCATCGGTACCGATTCCAACGTGCTGATCGGCGTCAGCGACGAATTGCGCCAGCTCGAATATTCGCAGCGGCTGGCGTGGCGGATCCGCAACGCGGTCACCGGCGCGTTGCCATCGACCGGCCGCACCCTGTTCGACGGCGCGCTGAACGGCGGATCGCAGGCGCTGGGCGTTGGGGCGGCCGGACTGCTCGAAGGCGCCTCCGCCGATATCGTCGCGCTCGACGGGGACAACGCTGCCTTGGTCGCACGCGACGGCGACGCCATCCTCGACAGTTTTGTCTTTGCGGCCCGCCGCTCGCCCGTCGACGCCGTCTGGGTGCGCGGCCAGCTTCTGGTCAGCGACGGCCGCCATCACGCGGCGGAGCCGATCGCGCGACGGTTTCGCGCCACTCTGGAACGGCTGCTGCGCGCATAA
- the hydA gene encoding dihydropyrimidinase encodes MEPDLSDSIYDLVIRGGTVATSSDVFAADVGIIGETIVAIGSGLPAGKTEIDARGKLVLPGGVDAHAHIEQLSAAGIMNADSFESATKSAAFGGTTSVICFAAQHVGMDVREVVTDYTALAKRGATIDYAFHIIVSDVTDKVIVEDIPALVAEGFSSIKIFMTYDRLRVEDEKLLDILAAARDAKALVCVHAENHGIISWMVKRLTERGYTAPKYHPVSHARLSESEAFTRLIAFSELLDQPIMIFHVSTREGAAVIREARGRGVKVFAETCPQYLFLTADDLDKPGAEGAKWMCSPPARTTDDQDALWRALELGDLQLVSSDHAPYRFDDTGKLRAGPNPSFKQIANGLPGLETRLPLLFDAMVSNGRLGLSKFVELTSTAPAQIYNLPGKGSIAIGKDADIAIWDRVREVTLTDAMMHDKTGFTPYVGRTITGWPETVLLRGRVLVEGDRFAGQPGDGRLMLREGGAAAAPGGRRVAEMDPARNFGAELL; translated from the coding sequence ATGGAGCCTGATTTGTCCGATTCGATCTACGATCTCGTCATCCGCGGTGGCACGGTGGCCACGTCGAGCGATGTGTTTGCCGCCGACGTCGGCATTATCGGCGAAACCATCGTGGCGATCGGCAGCGGCCTGCCGGCCGGCAAGACCGAGATCGACGCGCGCGGCAAGCTGGTTCTGCCGGGCGGTGTCGATGCCCATGCCCATATCGAGCAGCTGTCCGCCGCCGGCATCATGAACGCGGACAGCTTCGAGAGCGCGACGAAATCGGCGGCGTTCGGCGGCACTACCAGCGTGATCTGTTTTGCCGCCCAACATGTCGGCATGGACGTGCGCGAGGTGGTGACCGATTACACCGCGCTGGCGAAGCGCGGCGCGACGATCGACTACGCCTTTCACATCATCGTCTCGGATGTCACCGACAAGGTGATCGTCGAGGACATTCCCGCTCTGGTGGCCGAGGGCTTCTCGTCGATCAAGATCTTCATGACCTACGACCGGCTCCGGGTCGAGGACGAGAAGCTGCTCGATATCCTCGCTGCGGCGCGCGATGCCAAGGCGCTGGTCTGCGTTCACGCTGAAAATCACGGCATCATCTCGTGGATGGTGAAGCGATTGACCGAGCGCGGCTATACCGCGCCAAAATACCACCCTGTCAGCCATGCGAGGCTGTCGGAATCCGAGGCCTTCACGCGACTGATCGCATTCAGCGAATTGCTCGACCAGCCGATCATGATCTTCCACGTCTCGACCCGCGAGGGTGCGGCCGTGATCCGCGAGGCGCGCGGCCGCGGCGTGAAAGTGTTCGCTGAGACCTGTCCGCAATATCTGTTCCTCACCGCGGACGATCTCGACAAGCCCGGCGCGGAGGGCGCGAAATGGATGTGCAGCCCGCCAGCGCGCACGACGGACGACCAGGACGCGCTGTGGCGCGCGCTCGAACTTGGCGACCTGCAACTGGTGTCGTCGGACCACGCGCCGTACCGCTTCGACGATACCGGCAAGCTGCGCGCCGGCCCGAACCCGAGCTTCAAGCAGATCGCCAACGGCCTGCCGGGTCTGGAGACGCGGCTGCCGCTGTTGTTCGATGCGATGGTGTCGAACGGCCGGCTCGGCCTGTCGAAATTCGTCGAACTGACCTCGACGGCGCCGGCGCAGATCTACAACCTGCCGGGCAAGGGCTCGATCGCGATCGGCAAGGACGCCGACATCGCGATCTGGGACCGCGTGCGCGAGGTCACGCTGACCGATGCGATGATGCACGACAAGACCGGCTTCACGCCCTATGTCGGCCGCACCATCACCGGATGGCCGGAAACCGTGCTGCTGCGCGGTCGGGTGCTGGTCGAAGGCGATCGCTTTGCGGGCCAGCCGGGGGACGGTCGCCTGATGCTGCGCGAAGGGGGCGCCGCCGCGGCACCTGGCGGCCGGCGGGTCGCGGAGATGGACCCGGCGCGCAACTTCGGCGCCGAATTGCTATAG